Proteins encoded by one window of Erysipelothrix rhusiopathiae:
- a CDS encoding GNAT family N-acetyltransferase, with protein MELKAFTDSDLTLYAELATKFLTSPACLGEPDYELFKRNFSHIIKENDCFGWFLVEEGNVCGYLLCSIMFSTEVGGLQLWVEELSVDDAYRGKGLGTEALSILMDKFPDVIRFRLEVTPSNRGAKKLYERLGFEFLGYEQMILDR; from the coding sequence ATGGAATTAAAAGCATTTACGGATTCGGATTTAACGTTGTACGCCGAACTTGCGACAAAGTTTTTAACAAGTCCTGCATGTTTGGGTGAACCAGATTACGAATTATTCAAGCGAAACTTTAGTCATATCATCAAAGAAAATGACTGTTTTGGGTGGTTTTTGGTTGAAGAAGGGAACGTATGTGGTTATCTGTTATGTTCGATTATGTTTTCAACTGAAGTTGGGGGATTACAATTATGGGTAGAAGAGTTGTCTGTTGACGATGCTTACCGTGGTAAGGGCCTCGGTACCGAAGCTCTTTCGATTTTAATGGATAAATTCCCCGATGTAATTCGATTCAGATTGGAAGTAACGCCAAGTAATCGTGGTGCAAAAAAACTTTATGAACGATTAGGATTCGAGTTCTTAGGATATGAACAAATGATCTTGGATCGATAA
- a CDS encoding superoxide dismutase yields the protein MTYKLPELSYDFNALEPQIDAKTMEIHYTKHHQTYITNLNTALEKHPELEQESLTNLIENLKNVPEDIRTAVQNNGGGHLNHTMFWEFLSPNKGQEPGEALMNAINHDFGSFDAFKEAFSNAAKTRFGSGWAWLVMDSNKSLKVVSTANQDNPISEGLTPILGLDVWEHAYYLNYQNRRPDYINGFFEIINWAKVDQLYTENK from the coding sequence ATGACTTATAAATTACCTGAACTTTCATATGACTTTAATGCATTAGAACCACAAATTGATGCCAAAACAATGGAAATTCATTACACAAAGCATCATCAAACATATATCACTAATTTAAATACAGCACTTGAAAAACACCCAGAATTAGAACAAGAATCACTCACAAACCTTATTGAGAACTTAAAGAATGTCCCAGAAGACATCCGCACAGCAGTTCAAAACAATGGTGGTGGTCATTTAAACCATACGATGTTTTGGGAATTTCTATCCCCAAACAAAGGTCAAGAGCCTGGTGAAGCCTTAATGAATGCAATCAATCATGATTTCGGCTCATTCGATGCATTTAAAGAAGCTTTCTCAAATGCTGCTAAAACACGTTTTGGAAGCGGTTGGGCTTGGTTAGTGATGGATTCAAACAAATCACTTAAAGTTGTATCTACCGCAAATCAAGATAATCCAATTTCAGAGGGATTAACTCCGATTTTAGGTCTTGATGTTTGGGAACATGCATATTACCTAAACTATCAAAATCGTCGTCCTGATTACATTAATGGCTTCTTTGAAATTATTAATTGGGCTAAAGTCGATCAATTGTATACAGAAAACAAATAA